A stretch of the Vigna radiata var. radiata cultivar VC1973A chromosome 9, Vradiata_ver6, whole genome shotgun sequence genome encodes the following:
- the LOC106773851 gene encoding uncharacterized protein LOC106773851 → MRIRKNAKLSPLLFSSSCTVEGGSVPVETHVCQLNQSPWDVIPFQYDSFQFDHATAPNDNAHSFAAVQSVSSMKTERASVVDDDDDNDKVVARLDATVLNPCQGIDEKGRACKNEAKQRQSFCEQHLSLSQLASYTSKKSQGGTRRVKTRGAGKKAAGTAAASSNPYEFYYYSGFGPSWGKRRGDRNGEGSKNNAVGSENSRMAESGGGGDDNAGGGEVGGGSVSEMENEGIIDYVSDDDDEEEVVVEDDSGKKRTRKPVKARSLKSLM, encoded by the exons ATGAGGATCCGCAAGAACGCCAAGCTTTCCCCTCTTCTGTTCTCGTCGTCGTGCACTGTAGAAGGTGGTTCCGTTCCGGTGGAGACGCACGTGTGCCAGCTGAACCAGTCGCCATGGGATGTCATCCCCTTTCAGTATGACTCCTTCCAG TTCGACCACGCCACCGCGCCAAACGACAATGCCCATTCCTTCGCCGCCGTTCAAAG CGTCTCTTCCATGAAAACGGAACGCGCCTCGGTGGTTGACGacgatgatgataatgataagGTGGTGGCGCGGCTGGACGCCACTGTGTTGAACCCTTGCCAAGGGATTGACGAGAAGGGTCGGGCATGTAAGAATGAAGCCAAGCAAAGGCAATCATTCTGCGAGCAGCATTTGTCTTTGTCTCAGCTGGCTTCCTACACCAGTAAGAAATCGCAAGGTGGGACTCGCCGCGTGAAGACTCGGGGCGCGGGGAAGAAGGCGGCGGGAACGGCTGCGGCCAGCTCGAACCCGTATGAATTCTACTACTATTCTGGGTTCGGACCATCGTGGGGGAAACGAAGGGGCGATAGGAACGGGGAAGGGAGCAAGAATAATGCGGTTGGGAGTGAGAATTCGAGGATGGCGGAGTCGGGTGGTGGCGGTGATGATAATGCGGGTGGCGGTGAAGTTGGTGGTGGGTCGGTTTCGGAGATGGAGAATGAGGGGATTATTGATTATGTTTCGGATGATGATGACGAAGAagaggtggtggtggaggacGATAGTGGGAAGAAGAGAACGAGGAAGCCTGTGAAAGCAAGGTCGCTGAAATCTCTGATGTGA